CACGCCCACCAGGATGACGTCGGCCTGGGTCAAATCCTGACCGCCTTGGCCGTCGTCGTGGGCGATGGCGTAGTCCAGCGCCTCGATCCGGTCGAAATAGTCGTTGTTCAGCGCGTGCTGGGCGCCGACCCGGGTCGAGATCCGCGCGCCCAGATAGCGCGACATGGCGCTGACCACTGGGTCGAGGGCGGCGATGCACGGCATTTCCAGTCGTCGGCAGCCTTCCTCCAGCGCCGCCCGCAGGTTCGGGTCGATGATGGTGTGCATGACCACGCCCGGCGCACCGGCGATTTCCTCGAGCGCCCGGTCGAGTTGGCGCGTGGAACGCACCAGGGCGTAGATGTGTTCGATAGGCAGAATGTCGGTGAAACGGGCGCAAACGGCCCGCGCCATCGCGTTCAGGGTCTCACCCGTCGAGTCCGACACCAGGTGAATATGGAAGTAGGTGGCGAAGCGCGGCGGGCTTCTTTCACCCTCAGCGGCGCCAGCTTCCTGTGGATCATCCGTTAACGGTTGCTTAACCACTGGCCTGGCCCCTGGGGATGAGCGGGGGTGAATCCCGGCTCGTTACGGCGCGTCGAACTGACCCTGTGTTAAACGGT
The window above is part of the Caulobacter soli genome. Proteins encoded here:
- a CDS encoding pyruvate, water dikinase regulatory protein; its protein translation is MVKQPLTDDPQEAGAAEGERSPPRFATYFHIHLVSDSTGETLNAMARAVCARFTDILPIEHIYALVRSTRQLDRALEEIAGAPGVVMHTIIDPNLRAALEEGCRRLEMPCIAALDPVVSAMSRYLGARISTRVGAQHALNNDYFDRIEALDYAIAHDDGQGGQDLTQADVILVGVSRTSKTPTCIYLAHRGVRAANVPLVPGRPPPEELFTLKNTLIVGLMTSPERLIQIRRNRLLSLKENRESDYIDTDAVRQEIIGARRLFEKQGWPIIDVTRRSVEETAAAIINLLSGGRGQVEVLG